The Elgaria multicarinata webbii isolate HBS135686 ecotype San Diego chromosome 1, rElgMul1.1.pri, whole genome shotgun sequence genome includes the window aaaaaacaacaacaacccccctatTAGAggtggcttttattgtgaaactcATTACATGATATACAGCATTGTGATGTTTGGAACATATCTGATCTATGTCTGTACATATTCTTCTGGGTTTTTAAAGATTGCACCACCATCCGGTCATTTCTTTCCAAGTTTCGAGAATACAAGTCTTGAATCTGTCCAAATGTTAAACCCTTTGAGCGCTGTTGAAGAAAAAATATACAGTGGTACCCACAAACCATCGAATCTGGGGCTTGAACTTGTCTTGGTTGATACACAATCTTGGTTGCATTCTTtcttaaaaatgacaaaatagttTTAGGAAATTGTTCATAGTTGGGGGGATGACCGTAGGAATCAAAAAATTCCCCTCCCGTGCCTTCTGTCAAGTAGATAGCCAACCAATGCTCTCCAGGTAATTTATGAGGATGTGTGTTCACCACCAATGATACAGGTCTCTGTTGTAACCGCAGTCTGGGTAGAATGTCGCAGGGAAACACGCCATAGAATGACCGTTTAGTATGGGGGTTTGAACTGAGTTCATGTGCTAACTGGATGCTATCCATGTTACATATAGTCAAAAAGAACACTACGTCGGTTATTAATCTGAATTAAGCTATCAAAAACGCCATAAACAATCATATTTATAGTGTCAGGCAGGGCTCTACTAAAGCGAAATTCCGCCCTCAGGTTTCCTGTTTTAATCAAAGAATAGTGGTCACCCCCCTCTTGATCGGGGGTTAGATCAAATGCAAACAGGGTGTAACCTCTGGCATACTCCTCACGGTTAATTAAAAGCGCCCGGTCTTTCATGTGTTTGCCAGCAGCCTGTACAAGGCTCATGTATTCTCTGACACAATTTCCGTCCTCAAAACACGGTTGAAAAGGTTTGGTGGGTATCTGTTCTCCATCCAGGTAAAGGGCCGCGAAATTGgtattaaaatgttgaaaattaaatgggtttttatGATAATCACCGCTATAAGCGTCATTGTCGACCATACCGATAATAACTTGCTTAGGTAATTGACCCAAAAACAGGTTTTCCTGATTGGCTACACGGCTCCCTCTAGGAATGCTAAACACTTTCATGCTGACACGGTCCACAGGATATTTGGCGTTAGAGGTCAGCAACGCTTCGGCATGGCCCAGACGTACACCTGGAGCTACTCTGACTTTTTTAACAAAAAGTGAGGCTGCCACAATTTGAAGTTTGAAAGGCCTAGCTGCAACGTCAGACATTAAGCAGAAGGCATCTTTGCTCCGGGTAAGTTTGATTTTCACATCAACCCCATTTAAGAGCAGCTTTTCTTGGAAAAACAGGTCGGAGTGGAGATGACCCAACAGATCTATCTTCCTGCTTTGCGCGGTCAGATTTGCCCTTCTAATAAAACCGGTATTATCTCCCTCCAGATCCGCAGATTCATGTTCGCCAGCGACATCTTTGAAAAACAAGGCTGTAGAGAATTGTGTCTCCAAGGTAGCCTGACTGTAGTTTAGCACAGCTTCAAAATACCCTCGATAGGGATAGGAATTGTTGCTTTGGCTTATTAAACGATCGCCAAGTGTCACATCCAGCTGACTAAAGAGGGATGCTATTGGATAATTCACCAGGCCTACCTCCTCATTTACAGCGAGGTTGGTTCCGTCAGGATTGACAATTTTGCAACACACATAAAGCAAAGTGTTATTTAAGTCCATATAATCTTCCCCATTCCCTGGAATGTAGAAATCCAGTGGTGCAGAGTCTGaaagggcagagagagggggtacCTCTATAAACAGGCTTCTCTCAATACTGGTCTGTGTTGGGCCAATGTTGAATAAATCAAGTTCAGATTTAGCGCATTCTTCAGAGCCGCAGTGGATGAAAGCCATGGcgatgattttaaaatatatctctttTAGCTGTAACAGACCGTCGTCTCTTTGATACAACACGTCTCTTCTGACGTTTCTTTCCTCTTGGTCGTTTTCTTTTAAGGGGGAGGGGTGGTCCAACCAATCTAACCCGTGAGGCCTTTCTTTTTAGAGGGCCCCGCCTTTTAATGTACAGCAGGCCTGATCCGTCTTGCGGTGTTGGGGTGTTCACTCTGTTCAAAACCTCATGTGTAACATGTCCTATCATGTCTTTAGCAATATTACGTGCAGCAGTTTTTGCATGGGGTTTAATGAtgtctatacctcttctcaacagGGGCATAGCTTTTCGGAAAAGGCTTCTGAAAATACCACCAAGCCCTGCGCCATACATCACGGGGGCCCCATGGTAACCAGGCAATGCATAGCCAGCCTGTGCCTTATAATAATTCCTATAAACAGCTGGATCACCATAGCTTTTCAgaatggccattttttttaaaatacaaaagctcTCCGTGGGCGAAAGTGCAACTTCACAGACACCTTCCCAAAACAAAATGCTACGTTTTTGTTCTGGTCGTTCTTTATTTCTATGGTGATGGTGTCAATGTGGTCCTTGATTACAGGCAGGTAGTGTGGTTTGTCATAACCAATGGTTACACAGCGGTTGTTCTTTCCACTCACGGGTACGCAACGCAGTAACGGTACATAATAGTCTCCTACTATCTGGTGCTCCACTATATCTGTGTACACGTATAAGGTATTAAAGCCCTGGGTAATGTCCGCATGAAAAGGGAATTCTTTGACTGGCATACCAGGCTTTGCGCCTAATATGTGGGCCAACTCTGCATCACATTGAAAGATAACACCTTCTTCGGGGTTTAGACTGACTTTTCTAGTCACAGAGTCGTACTGTAGGACCACTTTATCCCCCCCCATATATAACTTTGTTCATCGCATTAATCAGCTCGGGGATGTCTGCATAATAACCATTGCACACAACTAAATGATGCATACTTTCCTTGTCAGAAATGTCAAATCGTCCGCAGGTTGTTAGAGTCTCCCAGGTGTGTGGATACTGTATTTCAGCTAACCCCACTTCCCAGGGCCCCTGGAGATCCAGAGCTCTTGCTAGTTGTATAGTGTATGCAGAACTCTTGTTGTTTGGAAAAGCTGAAGCACAGGCGTTGCTGGGCAAGGTAACGTAAAACCCTTGATCACCCATACTTCTTCTATACAGGTTCACGTAGATCAGAAGCGTTCACCCAGCTGTTGAACTTGCTAGGCCAACCTAACCATTTAACTAGGTGACATTTTCTTTGCCCCCTGCCTTTTGTGGCTAAGATTTC containing:
- the LOC134401951 gene encoding uncharacterized protein F54H12.2-like — encoded protein: MAFIHCGSEECAKSELDLFNIGPTQTSIERSLFIEVPPLSALSDSAPLDFYIPGNGEDYMDLNNTLLYVCCKIVNPDGTNLAVNEEVGLVNYPIASLFSQLDVTLGDRLISQSNNSYPYRGYFEAVLNYSQATLETQFSTALFFKDVAGEHESADLEGDNTGFIRRANLTAQSRKIDLLGHLHSDLFFQEKLLLNGVDVKIKLTRSKDAFCLMSDVAARPFKLQIVAASLFVKKVRVAPGVRLGHAEALLTSNAKYPVDRVSMKVFSIPRGSRVANQENLFLGQLPKQVIIGMVDNDAYSGDYHKNPFNFQHFNTNFAALYLDGEQIPTKPFQPCFEDGNCVREYMSLVQAAGKHMKDRALLINREEYARGYTLFAFDLTPDQEGGDHYSLIKTGNLRAEFRFSRALPDTINMIVYGVFDSLIQINNRRSVLFDYM